Proteins found in one Ananas comosus cultivar F153 unplaced genomic scaffold, ASM154086v1, whole genome shotgun sequence genomic segment:
- the LOC109704696 gene encoding uncharacterized protein LOC109704696: protein MCRLFSNIDNLRAYLQIINDASILGLNHDIADHPFELFRDCSSAICLRNHSVEALATAALVQAIWEAQEPRTLGKLLDIYRKQKTLSSFDTKPEGLEEVPSITFSSTVTPLAFLAPEADEEALLEDIWKGKVTSSEENYSSNDQMKGVDDLGDKHMVKYLPASSKDPLQHKQDIRTISTLLLQFSGFKC, encoded by the exons ATGTGTCGGTTATTTTCTAACATCGACAACCTCCGAGCCTACCTGCAAATCATCAACGACGCCTCCATTCTAGGGCTCAATCATGACATCGCGGATCACCCCTTTGAGCTCTTCAGGGACTGCTCCTCCGCCATTTGCCTGAGGAATCACAGTGTCGAGGCCCTCGCTACCGCTGCGCTCGTGCAGGCGATCTGGGAGGCGCAGGAGCCGAGGACTCT GGGGAAACTTCTTGATATATACCGGAAGCAGAAGACACTTTCATCCTTTGACACAAAACCTGAGGGCCTTGAGGAAGTTCCTTCTATTACATTTTCTAGCACGGTGACACCACTGGCCTTTCTTGCACCTGAGGCAGATGAAGAG GCTCTTTTAGAGGACATCTGGAAAGGAAAGGTCACAAGCAGTGAAGAAAACTATTCAAGCAATGACCAGATGAAGGGAGTTGATGACTTGGGGGACAAACATATGGTGAAATATCTTCCAGCTTCATCGAAGGATCCTCTGCAG CACAAGCAAGACATTAGAACGATATCAACGTTGCTGTTACAATTCTCAGGATTCAAGTGCTAG